A part of Primulina eburnea isolate SZY01 chromosome 10, ASM2296580v1, whole genome shotgun sequence genomic DNA contains:
- the LOC140842514 gene encoding probable WRKY transcription factor 49: protein MDELVKLTEGSEDELVNELLDNESPFVFLSSNDDHGIVVETRPFPSMDPRLVSTLYSGPTIEDVESSLSEIIYGIHSIQREDRSEACRISELGGVIKGGYNGNKKYSLRIKNHGSAISDDGYKWRKYGQKSIKNSPNPRSYYRCAKPRCNAKKRVERAMDDPDTLMVTYEGLHVHHDYPFSCPTRKKLQRPTHEAQNQAHDKRPKVISPCTTIDPVNKEFEVEAALIGPQGLLEDIVPFSIRNPNS, encoded by the exons ATGGATGAACTAGTAAAATTAACAGAAGGGTCTGAAGATGAGCTGGTGAATGAACTTCTGGACAATGAGTCTCCATTCGTTTTCCTGTCTAGTAATGATGATCATGGAATAGTAGTGGAAACTAGACCCTTCCCTTCGATGGATCCTCGTCTCGTGTCAACGTTGTATTCAGGCCCTACGATTGAAGATGTGGAGAGTTCTTTATCCGAAATTATCTATGGAATCCATAGCATTCAACGCGAAGATAGATCAGAAGCATGCAG aatTTCGGAACTCGGTGGTGTAATCAAGGGTGGTTATAATGGAAACAAGAAGTATAGTTTGAGAATCAAGAATCATGGAAGTGCAATCAGTGATGATGGGTATAAATGGAGGAAATATGGCCAGAAATCCATCAAGAATAGCCCCAATCCCAG AAGCTATTACCGGTGCGCGAAACCGAGATGCAATGCGAAAAAGAGAGTGGAGAGAGCCATGGATGACCCGGATACCCTAATGGTCACCTATGAAGGCCTTCACGTCCACCATGATTACCCATTTTCCTGCCCAACCAGAAAGAAGCTCCAAAGGCCCACACATGAAGCCCAAAATCAGGCCCATGATAAAAGGCCTAAAGTTATCAGTCCATGTACAACAATTGACCCAGTTAATAAGGAGTTTGAAGTTGAAGCAGCACTGATAGGCCCACAAGGCCTGCTTGAAGATATTGTGCCATTTTCTATTAGGAATCCCAATTCTTGA
- the LOC140842513 gene encoding receptor-like cytoplasmic kinase 176 isoform X1 produces MGICSSNQIKAESPFHTGTGVNSSKMASGDGIELSNSSSKASSASVPPTPRSEGEILQSSNMKSFTFNDLKAATRNFQPHSVVGEGGFGLVFKGWIDEQSLAASRAGSGMVIAVKRLNQQGCQGHKEWLAEINYLGQLRHPNLVKLIGYCLEDEQRLLVYEFMPKGSMENHLFRRGSYFQPLSWSLRMKIALGAARGLAFLHGAETKVIYRDFKTSNILLDSNYNAKLSDFGLARDGPTGDKSHVSTRVMGTYGYAAPEYLSTGHLTAKSDVYSYGVVLLEILSGKKAIDKNRPSGEHNLVEWAKPYLTNKRRIFHVIDARLEGQYSLGRAMKAANLALQCLSTDARSRPNMDNVITVLEQLQDSPKNEQKDNRSNKPSQPNGERKSGKTDTVAKRSPMAYPRPSLYT; encoded by the exons ATGGGGATTTGCTCAAGCAACCAGATAAAGGCCGAGAGCCCTTTTCACACTGGTACAG GTGTGAATTCTTCGAAAATGGCCAGTGGAGATGGGATAGAGTTGAGTAATTCAAGTAGCAAAGCTTCATCTGCATCAGTACCTCCGACTCCTCGAAGTGAGGGAGAGATATTGCAATCTTCAAATATGAAAAGCTTCACATTCAATGATCTTAAGGCTGCCACTAGAAATTTTCAGCCCCATAGTGTAGTAGGGGAAGGTGGTTTTGGTTTGGTTTTCAAGGGATGGATTGATGAACAGTCCCTTGCTGCATCGAGGGCTGGCTCTGGTATGGTGATAGCTGTTAAGAGGTTGAACCAACAAGGGTGTCAGGGCCACAAGGAATGGCTG GCAGAAATCAACTATCTTGGGCAGCTTCGCCATCCTAATCTTGTAAAATTAATCGGTTATTGTTTAGAGGACGAACAGAGGCTTTTGGTATATGAGTTCATGCCAAAGGGTAGCATGGAGAATCACTTATTCAGGA GAGGTTCTTATTTCCAGCCACTTTCCTGGAGCCTAAGAATGAAAATTGCACTTGGTGCTGCAAGAGGACTCGCCTTTCTTCATGGCGCTGAGACGAAAGTGATATATAGGGACTTCAAAACCTCTAATATCCTGCTTGATTCG AACTACAATGCGAAACTTTCTGATTTTGGGTTGGCAAGAGACGGCCCAACTGGAGATAAGAGTCATGTATCTACACGAGTGATGGGAACTTATGGATATGCTGCTCCAGAGTATCTTTCCACAG GTCATTTGACTGCAAAGAGCGATGTATACAGTTACGGGGTGGTACTTCTAGAAATTTTATCCGGTAAGAAAGCTATAGACAAGAATCGTCCGTCAGGGGAGCACAATTTGGTTGAGTGGGCGAAACCTTACCTCACCAACAAGCGTAGGATATTTCATGTCATCGACGCCCGTCTTGAAGGGCAATATTCTTTGGGACGAGCCATGAAGGCAGCTAATCTTGCACTCCAGTGCCTGAGTACGGATGCAAGATCTAGGCCAAATATGGACAATGTGATAACCGTGTTAGAGCAACTGCAGGACTCTCCGAAAAACGAGCAAAAGGATAACCGGAGTAATAAACCAAGCCAACCGAATGGTGAACGCAAGTCTGGTAAGACCGACACTGTAGCAAAACGTTCACCAATGGCTTATCCAAGACCGTCCCTTTACACATAA
- the LOC140842513 gene encoding receptor-like cytoplasmic kinase 176 isoform X2, with protein MGICSSNQIKAESPFHTGVNSSKMASGDGIELSNSSSKASSASVPPTPRSEGEILQSSNMKSFTFNDLKAATRNFQPHSVVGEGGFGLVFKGWIDEQSLAASRAGSGMVIAVKRLNQQGCQGHKEWLAEINYLGQLRHPNLVKLIGYCLEDEQRLLVYEFMPKGSMENHLFRRGSYFQPLSWSLRMKIALGAARGLAFLHGAETKVIYRDFKTSNILLDSNYNAKLSDFGLARDGPTGDKSHVSTRVMGTYGYAAPEYLSTGHLTAKSDVYSYGVVLLEILSGKKAIDKNRPSGEHNLVEWAKPYLTNKRRIFHVIDARLEGQYSLGRAMKAANLALQCLSTDARSRPNMDNVITVLEQLQDSPKNEQKDNRSNKPSQPNGERKSGKTDTVAKRSPMAYPRPSLYT; from the exons ATGGGGATTTGCTCAAGCAACCAGATAAAGGCCGAGAGCCCTTTTCACACTG GTGTGAATTCTTCGAAAATGGCCAGTGGAGATGGGATAGAGTTGAGTAATTCAAGTAGCAAAGCTTCATCTGCATCAGTACCTCCGACTCCTCGAAGTGAGGGAGAGATATTGCAATCTTCAAATATGAAAAGCTTCACATTCAATGATCTTAAGGCTGCCACTAGAAATTTTCAGCCCCATAGTGTAGTAGGGGAAGGTGGTTTTGGTTTGGTTTTCAAGGGATGGATTGATGAACAGTCCCTTGCTGCATCGAGGGCTGGCTCTGGTATGGTGATAGCTGTTAAGAGGTTGAACCAACAAGGGTGTCAGGGCCACAAGGAATGGCTG GCAGAAATCAACTATCTTGGGCAGCTTCGCCATCCTAATCTTGTAAAATTAATCGGTTATTGTTTAGAGGACGAACAGAGGCTTTTGGTATATGAGTTCATGCCAAAGGGTAGCATGGAGAATCACTTATTCAGGA GAGGTTCTTATTTCCAGCCACTTTCCTGGAGCCTAAGAATGAAAATTGCACTTGGTGCTGCAAGAGGACTCGCCTTTCTTCATGGCGCTGAGACGAAAGTGATATATAGGGACTTCAAAACCTCTAATATCCTGCTTGATTCG AACTACAATGCGAAACTTTCTGATTTTGGGTTGGCAAGAGACGGCCCAACTGGAGATAAGAGTCATGTATCTACACGAGTGATGGGAACTTATGGATATGCTGCTCCAGAGTATCTTTCCACAG GTCATTTGACTGCAAAGAGCGATGTATACAGTTACGGGGTGGTACTTCTAGAAATTTTATCCGGTAAGAAAGCTATAGACAAGAATCGTCCGTCAGGGGAGCACAATTTGGTTGAGTGGGCGAAACCTTACCTCACCAACAAGCGTAGGATATTTCATGTCATCGACGCCCGTCTTGAAGGGCAATATTCTTTGGGACGAGCCATGAAGGCAGCTAATCTTGCACTCCAGTGCCTGAGTACGGATGCAAGATCTAGGCCAAATATGGACAATGTGATAACCGTGTTAGAGCAACTGCAGGACTCTCCGAAAAACGAGCAAAAGGATAACCGGAGTAATAAACCAAGCCAACCGAATGGTGAACGCAAGTCTGGTAAGACCGACACTGTAGCAAAACGTTCACCAATGGCTTATCCAAGACCGTCCCTTTACACATAA